In Akkermansia muciniphila, one DNA window encodes the following:
- a CDS encoding bifunctional folylpolyglutamate synthase/dihydrofolate synthase, with protein MNVSAALDWLFSTQFFGIKLGLDNTEKLLAAAGADHISATVVHVAGTNGKGSTCAMIEALARAQGYVTGLFTSPHLVDFSERIRVNGNMIAPDALAEEISFLKQLAEGWEQPPTFFELALAVALRHFRKNNVNFIILETGLGGRLDATNAVPKDIAVLAPIGLDHQQYLGDTLEEIAAEKAAIIAPGKPSATAVQHPDVMAVIERTARNRRSPLTIARADRNTPRPSLPGAHQRENAALALETMRQLHALPSPAAAAAALDKVQWPGRFERLETPPLVLDGAHNEHAARVLAATWKEEFPGRKAALVFAASADKHIREMIPVLREIAGEWHLVPCTSPRIMPAEEMAALLAGQETGPVFIHSTLPDGLQAALASPFPALAAGSLFLLGDLKALLCHAEKRSTAQ; from the coding sequence ATGAACGTATCCGCCGCCCTTGACTGGCTCTTTTCCACCCAATTTTTCGGGATCAAGCTGGGGCTTGACAACACAGAAAAACTGTTGGCGGCAGCCGGGGCGGACCATATCAGCGCCACCGTGGTCCATGTGGCCGGCACCAATGGTAAAGGCTCCACCTGCGCCATGATTGAAGCCCTGGCCAGGGCGCAGGGTTATGTAACGGGCCTGTTCACATCCCCCCATCTGGTAGATTTTTCTGAACGCATCCGCGTCAATGGGAACATGATTGCTCCGGATGCCCTGGCGGAGGAAATTTCCTTCCTGAAACAACTGGCGGAAGGCTGGGAACAGCCGCCCACTTTTTTTGAGCTGGCTCTGGCCGTCGCCCTGCGCCACTTCCGTAAAAACAACGTGAACTTCATCATTCTGGAAACAGGGCTGGGCGGAAGACTGGACGCCACTAACGCCGTGCCCAAGGATATCGCCGTACTGGCCCCCATCGGTTTGGACCACCAGCAGTATCTGGGAGACACCCTGGAAGAGATCGCCGCGGAAAAAGCGGCCATCATCGCCCCCGGCAAACCGTCCGCAACCGCCGTGCAGCACCCGGACGTCATGGCCGTCATTGAACGGACGGCGCGGAACCGCCGTTCTCCCCTCACGATTGCCCGGGCGGACCGGAACACGCCCCGCCCATCCCTGCCCGGAGCCCATCAGCGGGAAAACGCAGCCCTGGCGCTGGAAACCATGAGGCAACTCCATGCCCTTCCCTCCCCTGCCGCAGCCGCCGCTGCCCTGGACAAAGTACAGTGGCCCGGACGGTTCGAACGCCTTGAGACGCCCCCTCTGGTACTGGACGGAGCTCATAACGAACATGCGGCGCGCGTGCTCGCGGCCACGTGGAAAGAGGAATTCCCGGGACGGAAGGCGGCGCTGGTTTTTGCCGCATCCGCAGACAAGCATATCCGGGAAATGATTCCGGTTTTGCGGGAAATTGCCGGAGAATGGCACCTGGTTCCCTGCACTTCCCCCCGCATCATGCCGGCGGAAGAAATGGCTGCCCTGCTGGCCGGGCAGGAAACCGGCCCCGTTTTCATTCATTCCACGCTTCCGGACGGGCTGCAGGCGGCGCTGGCTTCCCCGTTCCCCGCTCTGGCGGCAGGTTCCCTGTTCCTTCTGGGAGATTTGAAAGCATTGCTCTGCCATGCGGAAAAACGCAGCACCGCCCAATAA
- a CDS encoding DEAD/DEAH box helicase, which translates to MQPDPYDAVPEEKRNINGFRILPSGAPVTDTPPLDRLFEEGTGNGLYALAVSNWETAPDPGAFFIKNMARQALTRMAHAAAERPDEVDAVLDHLLASAAEKASLAEQFPPIPGAEYATPAIIAGWLEDLRKVIAKEIRARGITPAEWLNGLGAPWNQIGKVFFHLAENRDDATGARPFAFMATFAHQSAADNQVRHLPLSTALKLHEGNHTALLAVLQPLKEAARESSLLRRLLNNGKIYTPMAWSAPEARDFLQDTPTYERAGIIVRMVNLWKKNPPKLQVKVTADASGSEKTAHSSGLSVRSLLNFSVSAILGGKDLTPEELGELLSNGDGLIRFKGEWVRVDARKVRDLMDRWTKAACMMSSLGIPLVQGLRMLVNGPSSQLVQIPEPDEDCVMEPGQNLRQALDILTGETPAPVPELPPRLDALMRPYQKEGFSFLYRITERGFGACLADDMGLGKTLQAIAWLDVLRRKGRLENLPALIVVPASLLSNWKEEAQRFAPELMLCIMHPSSPDPWQPENTPRRKDCHAVITTYGMAARTSALADLHFPAIILDEAQAIKNAGSARSRAIRSLHGERRIALSGTPVENNLNELWSLMEFLNPGLLGSRKSFESFTRSLEHGYAPLRRLVRPFILRRMKTDQALVPDLPDKTEIPAYCSLTPEQAALYQTQIDMLHAVLDEPDPAARLMLILPILARLKQICNHPAQFQGTDDYAPERSGKFRRLQELCASIAARQEKTILFTQFRSIIPHLHDLLSGVFGRSGLTLHGGTPIPERQNIVTAFQKESGPPFCILSLKAAGTGLTLTQASHVIHVDRWWNPAVENQATDRAYRIGQHRNVLVHRLICRGTIEDRIDAMLKNKSRMADDLFSGGPEQWLLKMSAEELNNLFSGSPC; encoded by the coding sequence CCAACTGGGAAACCGCCCCGGATCCGGGCGCGTTCTTTATCAAGAACATGGCGCGCCAGGCGCTTACCCGCATGGCGCACGCTGCCGCAGAAAGGCCGGATGAGGTAGATGCTGTTCTGGACCATCTTTTGGCCTCCGCCGCGGAAAAAGCCTCTCTGGCGGAACAATTCCCACCCATACCGGGCGCGGAATATGCTACGCCAGCTATCATTGCCGGATGGCTTGAAGACTTGCGAAAGGTAATAGCAAAGGAAATCCGCGCCCGAGGAATCACCCCCGCCGAATGGCTGAACGGCCTGGGCGCTCCCTGGAATCAGATAGGCAAGGTATTTTTCCACCTTGCGGAAAATCGGGATGACGCCACAGGAGCCCGCCCCTTTGCTTTCATGGCCACCTTTGCGCATCAAAGCGCTGCGGACAACCAGGTGCGCCACCTTCCCCTCTCCACCGCCCTGAAACTCCATGAAGGGAATCACACCGCCCTGCTGGCTGTGCTCCAGCCCTTGAAAGAAGCGGCACGGGAAAGTTCCCTGCTGAGGCGGCTGTTGAATAACGGGAAAATTTATACGCCGATGGCCTGGAGCGCTCCGGAAGCACGGGACTTTCTGCAGGATACGCCGACCTACGAACGCGCAGGCATCATTGTGCGCATGGTGAATCTATGGAAAAAGAACCCTCCCAAACTGCAGGTAAAAGTCACGGCGGATGCATCCGGAAGCGAAAAGACGGCCCATTCCTCCGGGCTTTCCGTCCGCAGTTTGCTGAATTTCTCCGTATCCGCCATTCTGGGAGGCAAAGACCTGACCCCGGAGGAACTGGGGGAACTGCTCAGCAACGGAGACGGCCTGATCCGCTTCAAGGGGGAATGGGTTCGCGTAGACGCCCGGAAAGTCCGGGATTTAATGGACCGGTGGACTAAAGCGGCATGTATGATGAGCTCCCTCGGCATCCCTTTGGTCCAGGGCCTGAGAATGCTGGTTAATGGCCCTTCCAGCCAGCTTGTACAGATTCCGGAACCGGATGAAGACTGCGTTATGGAACCGGGACAAAACCTCCGGCAGGCTCTGGACATCCTGACGGGGGAAACCCCTGCCCCCGTACCGGAGCTTCCTCCCCGGCTGGACGCACTGATGCGCCCTTACCAGAAAGAAGGGTTTTCTTTCCTTTACCGGATTACGGAACGGGGTTTCGGCGCATGCCTGGCGGATGATATGGGACTGGGGAAAACCCTTCAGGCTATCGCGTGGTTGGATGTCCTGCGGAGAAAAGGCCGGCTGGAGAACCTGCCGGCTCTGATTGTGGTTCCGGCCTCCCTCCTGTCCAACTGGAAGGAAGAAGCGCAACGCTTCGCTCCGGAACTTATGCTGTGCATCATGCACCCTTCCTCCCCGGACCCGTGGCAGCCGGAAAATACCCCGCGCCGGAAAGACTGCCACGCCGTCATCACCACGTATGGCATGGCCGCGCGCACGTCCGCGCTGGCCGACCTGCATTTTCCGGCCATCATTCTGGATGAAGCCCAGGCTATTAAAAACGCAGGCTCCGCCCGTTCCCGCGCCATCCGTTCCCTGCATGGGGAGCGACGCATAGCCCTGTCCGGCACACCGGTGGAAAACAACCTGAATGAACTCTGGAGCCTGATGGAATTTCTGAATCCGGGGCTGCTGGGCAGCAGAAAAAGCTTTGAATCCTTCACCCGTTCCCTGGAACACGGCTATGCTCCGCTGCGGCGCCTGGTACGCCCCTTCATCCTGCGCAGAATGAAAACGGACCAGGCGCTGGTTCCCGACCTGCCGGACAAAACGGAAATACCGGCCTATTGTTCCCTCACGCCGGAACAGGCCGCCCTTTACCAAACACAGATAGACATGCTGCATGCCGTACTGGACGAACCGGACCCGGCTGCCCGCTTGATGCTGATTTTACCCATTCTGGCACGCCTCAAGCAGATATGCAACCACCCCGCCCAGTTCCAGGGCACGGACGACTACGCGCCGGAACGTTCCGGAAAGTTCCGGCGTCTTCAGGAACTGTGCGCTTCCATTGCCGCCCGGCAGGAAAAAACCATTCTCTTTACCCAGTTCCGCTCCATCATTCCTCACCTGCACGATCTCCTGTCCGGAGTCTTCGGCCGTTCCGGGCTTACCCTGCACGGGGGAACGCCCATTCCGGAACGCCAGAACATCGTCACCGCCTTTCAAAAGGAATCCGGGCCTCCCTTCTGCATCCTGTCCCTGAAAGCCGCCGGCACCGGCCTGACGCTGACCCAGGCCTCCCACGTCATTCACGTGGACCGCTGGTGGAACCCCGCTGTGGAAAACCAGGCCACGGACCGGGCCTACCGCATCGGGCAGCACCGGAACGTACTTGTGCACCGCCTGATCTGCCGGGGCACCATTGAGGACCGCATTGACGCCATGCTGAAGAACAAGAGCCGCATGGCGGACGACCTGTTCTCCGGAGGCCCCGAACAATGGCTCCTGAAGATGAGCGCGGAAGAATTAAACAATCTGTTTTCCGGCAGTCCTTGCTGA
- a CDS encoding Gfo/Idh/MocA family protein — MSIFPSRRQFLKSLGLAAGAAAAGNALPGQAVEIPAGDHLWKSAFPVAPRPSGSTYMGGFKAPRLNRIRLAFIGVGGRGFSHLTQMCVMDGVEIVGICDLKEELTRRGVDRVLSRMGKSPLGYSGGDTEYLTMLKELQPDAVIISTDWSSHARIACDSMKHGAHAFVEVPLAVSLEELWNLVDTSEATRKHCMMMENVNYGRDELMFLNMVRQGVIGDLLHGEAAYIHCLVTQLGDTRGEGAWRPEYHTRINGNLYPTHGLGPVAQYMNLERREDRFCRVAAFASPALGRNAYAKKHLPADHRWNNTPFICGDMNTAVVKTQLGRTILVQLDETSPRPYSRANLIQGTEGTLAGFPTRVAGEKLGNGNYHEWIEGREKLAAIYEKYDHPLWKRIGELATKMGGHGGMDFVMLSRIVECLRNGKPMDQNVYEGAAWSSLLPLTARSIAQGGLPVEFPDFTRGDWKTTAPLSVVS, encoded by the coding sequence ATGTCTATTTTCCCATCACGCAGACAGTTTCTCAAATCCCTGGGGCTTGCGGCCGGAGCGGCTGCCGCCGGAAATGCCCTCCCCGGGCAGGCTGTGGAAATCCCTGCCGGAGACCATCTCTGGAAATCAGCCTTCCCTGTGGCTCCGAGGCCTTCCGGTTCCACATACATGGGTGGATTCAAGGCTCCCCGGCTGAATCGCATCAGGCTGGCTTTCATCGGCGTGGGCGGGCGCGGGTTCTCCCATTTGACGCAAATGTGCGTGATGGATGGAGTGGAAATCGTGGGCATATGCGATTTGAAGGAAGAGTTGACGAGACGCGGCGTGGACCGCGTGCTTTCCAGAATGGGGAAAAGCCCTCTGGGTTATTCCGGCGGCGACACGGAATACCTGACCATGCTGAAGGAGCTGCAACCGGATGCCGTCATTATCAGTACGGATTGGAGTTCGCATGCCAGAATCGCCTGCGACAGCATGAAGCACGGCGCTCACGCCTTTGTGGAAGTTCCTCTGGCCGTCTCTCTGGAGGAACTCTGGAATCTGGTGGATACCAGCGAGGCCACCAGGAAACATTGCATGATGATGGAAAACGTCAACTATGGGCGGGATGAACTCATGTTCCTGAACATGGTCCGGCAGGGCGTCATCGGCGACCTGCTCCACGGGGAGGCCGCGTATATCCATTGCCTGGTGACGCAGCTGGGGGACACGCGCGGGGAAGGGGCCTGGCGGCCGGAATATCATACCAGAATCAATGGCAACCTGTACCCCACCCACGGGTTGGGGCCGGTGGCTCAATATATGAATTTGGAGCGTAGAGAGGATCGTTTCTGCCGTGTGGCGGCGTTCGCTTCTCCTGCTCTCGGGCGCAATGCCTACGCTAAAAAACATCTTCCCGCCGACCACCGCTGGAACAATACCCCATTCATCTGCGGTGACATGAATACGGCTGTTGTCAAGACGCAGCTGGGGCGGACCATTCTTGTCCAGCTGGATGAGACGTCTCCCCGGCCTTACTCCCGCGCCAACCTGATCCAGGGAACGGAGGGCACGCTGGCCGGCTTCCCAACCCGCGTGGCGGGTGAAAAGCTGGGCAACGGCAATTATCATGAATGGATTGAAGGCAGGGAAAAACTGGCCGCTATTTATGAAAAATACGATCATCCCCTCTGGAAACGCATCGGGGAGCTGGCCACGAAAATGGGCGGTCACGGCGGTATGGACTTTGTGATGCTTTCCCGCATCGTGGAATGCCTCCGGAATGGAAAGCCGATGGATCAGAACGTTTACGAAGGAGCCGCCTGGTCTTCCCTGCTGCCGTTGACAGCCCGTTCTATCGCCCAGGGCGGCCTCCCCGTGGAATTTCCGGATTTCACCCGCGGAGACTGGAAAACCACCGCGCCTCTGTCCGTGGTTTCATGA